The genomic window AGCTGCAACAAGGATTATTCCTGCATCAAGGGTTTCTGCCCGTCCTTCGTGACGGTGCATGGGGCCAAGCTGAAGCGCGGCGAGGCAGTGGCCGAAGGCGACCATCTGCCCGCTCTGCCGGAGCCTGGATTGCCGCAGATCGGCACACCCTATGGCATTATTGTCACTGGCGTTGGCGGCACTGGCATCGTGACCATCGGTGGTGTGCTCGGCATGGCCGCGCATCTCGAAGGCAAGGGCGTCGGCATCATCGACATGGCCGGTCTCGCGCAGAAGGGCGGTGCGGTCTACAGCCACATCCGCATCTCGAACAAGCCCGATGAAATCCACGCCATCCGCATGGCGGCGGGCGGCGCCGACCTGGTACTGGGTGGCGACATCGTCGTTGCCGGCAACAAGAAGGTGCTGGCTGCCGTCAAGCACGGGTCCACCAGGATCGTCGCCAATCTCGCCGAATTCCTGCCGGGCGATTTCACCCGCAATGCCGACTTCTCGCTGCCTATGGAACGGCTGAAGCGCGCCATTCAGGCGGCGGCGGGCCGTGAGAATGTGTCATTCGTCGATGCCGGACGCCTTGCGACGGCTTTGCTCGGCAATTCGATCGCGGCCAATATTTTCCTCGTCGGCTATGCCTATCAGCTCGGCGCGTTGCCGCTCTCGGCGGAAGCGATCGAGAAGGCGATCGAGATGAATGGCGAAGCGGTGGCGATGAACCAGGCCGCTTTCCGCTGGGGCCGCCGTGCCGCGCTTGATCTCGCCGCCGTCGAGAAACTGGCGCCGCTCGCCGCGGCGCAGGATGACAACCGCCGCCTGTCGCAATCCTTCGAGGAGACCGTGCAGCGCCGTGTTGCCTTCCTCACCGATTATCAGAACGCGGCTTATGCCGGGCGCTACCGCAAGCGGGTGGAGCAGGTGCGGGCCGCCGAGCAATCGAAAACGCCGGGCAAGCAGGGGCTGGCCGAGGCCGTTGCGCATTATCTGTTCAAGCTGATGGCCTACAAGGACGAGTACGAGGTCGCGCGTCTCTATACCGACGGCACTTTCCTGAAGCAGGTCGACCAGACATTCGCTGGCGACAATCTGCGCTTTGAATTCCATCTGGCGCCGCCGCTCCTCGCCAAGATCGACAAAACCACCGGCGAGCCGAGGAAGATGAGCTTCGGCCCCTGGGTGCTAAAGGCGTTTGGCGTGCTCAAGCGCTTCAAGTTCCTGCGCGGCACGCCGCTTGATATCTTCGGCTATAGCGAAGAGCGCCGCACCGAGCGCAAGCTGATCGCCGATTACGAGGCGATGCTTGATGAAATTCTGCAAAAGCTGACGCCGGAGAATCATCCCCTCGGAGTCGGACTTGCCGCGATCCCTGAAAAGATCCGCGGCTTTGGCCATGTCAAGGCGCGGCATCTGAAGGCTGCGAAGGCCGATGAGGCCGCCTTGCTCGACCAGTTCCGCGCAACCTCCTCGCCGATGCTCAAGGCTGCGGAATGACGCAGGCTGTGTCGAGCGGGCGGGCTGCGTGATTTCGGCTGAACATCTTCGGCAGGTGGCGTTCTGGTCGCACGACCTGAACGCAGACGAGATTGAACGCGCCCGCAAGGGCATCATCGAGAAATCCTACGCCGCTGGCGCCTATATCTGTCATCGTGGAGACCGGCTGGATTCATGGACCGGCGTCGCGCGCGGTCTCATCAAGCTGAGCACGGTGTCAAAGACCGGCAAGGCCGTGACGCTCGCCGGCTTGCGCGAAGGCGGATGGTTCGGCGAGGGCACGCTACTCAAGAACGAGCCGCGGCAATATGATCTCGTCGCTTTGCGTGACACCACCATGGCGATCATGAACAACGCCACGTTCTTCTGGCTGTTCGAGCATTCCGCCGCCTTCAACCGCTTTCTGGTGCGGCAATTCAACGAGCGTCTCGGTCAGTTCATCGCGCTGGTGGAATACGACCGGATGCTCGATGCCACCGCCCGCGTCGCTCGCAACATCGCCTGGCTGTTCAATCCGGTCCTGTACCACAGCCCGGGATTGCATCTGAACATCTCGCAGGAGGAGATCGGCTCCCTGTCCGGCGTCTCGCGGCAGGCGGCGAATCAAAGCCTGAAAACCCTGGAAGGGGAGGGCCTGCTCAAGCTCGAGCATGGCGGGATTACCATCCTCAATCTCGAGGGGTTGAGCCATTACGGTGAATGAAATGCGGTCAAAGAGGCCCTGCGGCGAAACGCCGTTAGGAGCCAGACCCGCTCAAATATTCGTGCGAAACGGGACGGCCGCCATCTGTACCCAACAATCCCGGGTCTTGTCTGTCAAGACGCCACTTGCGGAAAGATAGTTTCGTAGCAAACTAGCTTGGACAGGCAGTCGCGCCGCAAGGCGACGGCCGCTCAAGAAGCGCGGCTAACGCGCAGGGGAAACCGGGAGGAGACTGCGCCGTGGCGATTGAGGCCGCTGCTGCCGAAGCGGACACATTTCCGAAGCTCCTGATTCACAATGCGCGCGTGCGCGGCGCCCGCCCCGCCTTGCGCCACAAGGATCTCGGCATCTGGCAGACCTGGACCTGGATGCAGGTCCTGGACGAGGTGCGCGCCTTGTCCGTGGGCTTGCGCGAATTGGGGCTCAAGCGCGGTGACAAGCTCGCCATCGTCGGAGCGAATCGGCCGCGGCTGTATTGGGCGATGTGCGCGGCGCAGGCGCTCGGCGCCATCCCGGTTCCGCTCTATGCCGATTCGGTTGCCGAGGAGATGGCCTATGTCCTTGATCACGCCGAAGTCACGATCGCGGTGGTTCAGGACCAGGAGCAGGTCGACAAGCTGCTCTCGATTTCCGATCGCGTTCCGAAGCTGTCGCACATTATCTATGACGAAACCCGCGGCCTGCGCGATTATGACCATTCCCGCCTGACCTCGATCGACGAGGTGCAGAAAAAGGGACGCAAGGAGCTGGTCGAGCTCTGGGCGCAGAAGCAGTGGGACGAGGGGGTGGCGCAGGGCCGCGGCAGCGATCTCGCCATTATTCTTTATACGTCAGGCACGACCGGCCGCCCGAAAGGCGTGATGCTGACACACGACAACGTCCTGATCTCGGCGCGCAACGGCAACCTCTACGATCAGCTCGACGAGAACGAAGAGGTGATCGCCTATCTGCCACTGGCCTGGGTTGGCGATCACATCTTCTCTTATGCGCAGTCCTATGTCGCGGGCTTCTGCGTCAATTGCCCGGAAGCCGGCGAGACCGTGGTGGAAGACCGCCGCGAGATCGGCACCACCTACGCCTTCGCGCCGCCGCGCATCTACGAAAATCTCCTGACGTTGACCATGGTGCGCATGGAAGACGCCGGCAAGCTGAAGCGGCGCATGTTCCACTATTTCATCGATTTCGCCCGCAAATGGGGCGAGAAGATTCTGAACAGGGAGCGCGTGCCGCTGCATGTGCGGTTGATTTATTGGCTCGGCGAGTTTCTGGTCTATGGGCCGCTGAAGAACCGCTACGGATTGTCGCGCATCCGCGTCGCTTACACGGCCGGCGAGGCGATCGGTCCGGAAATATTCCGCTTCTACCGGTCGCTCGGCATCAACCTGAAACAGCTTTACGGATCAACCGAAGCGTCGGTCTATATCACCGCGCAGCCGGACGGTGAGATTTATGCCGACACCGTCGGCAAGCCGAATATCGATGTCGAAATCAAGATCGCAGAGAACGGCGAGGTGATGTTCAAGTCGCCGGGCGTATTCCAAGGCTATTACAAGGATCCGGAAAAGACCGCCGAGACCAAGACCCCGGATGGCTGGGTGCACACGGGCGATGCCGGTTTTATTGATCCCAAGAGCGGGCATCTGAAGATCATCGATCGCGCCAAGGATGTCGGCCGGCTGAAGGACGGTACGCTGTTCGCGCCGAAATACATCGAGAACAAGCTCAAATTCTATCCCAACATCAAGGAAGCGGTAGCTTACGGCGACCAGCGCGACATGGTCTGCGTGATGATCAACATTGATCTCGTCGCGGTCGGAAGCTGGGCCGAGCGCAACAACGTGGTCTACGGCTCCTATCAGGAATTGGCCGGTCATCCGCGCGTCTACGAGATGATCGAGAAGCATGTCGCCGAGGTGAACCGGTCGCTCGCGGAAGAGGGTGCGATGGCTGGCGCGCAAATCCGCCGCTTCCTCATCCTGCACAAGGAGCTTGATGCCGACGACGGTGAACTGACCCGCACGCAGAAGGTGCGGCGCGGCTTCATCGCGGAGCGCTACGCGCCGCTGGTGACGGCCTTGTATGACGGGTCGAAGGAAGCCGACATCAGAACGGAAGTCACCTTCGAGGACGGCCGCAAGGGCGTCATCGCCGCGCGGGTGAAAATCCGCGACATGCAGACCGTACCTGCGATGGAGAAGGCGGCATGACCCTGATTCCGTCATTGCGGAACGCGAGCGGCTCGTTCGCTTACCTCCCCCTGAAAGGGGGAGGTCCGTCGGCGTACCCGACCGGGAAACGCCTGGGGCTCCGTGCATGAGAGCTCCGAGCGAAAAGGACGTGGCGGCCGGCGATGTGCTCCTCGCCATCGACAACGTGTCGCTGTCGTTCGGCGGCATCAAGGCGATCCGCGACGTTTCCTTCGACATCCGCAAGGGAGAAATCCGCGCCATCATCGGCCCGAACGGTGCCGGCAAGACCTCGATGCTGAATGTGATCAACGGCTTCTACACGCCGCAGCAGGGTCGCATCCGCTTCAAGGGCAAGACGCGATCCAAGATGCGCCCCTATGACGCCGCGCGCGGCGGTATCGCGCGCACTTTCCAGAATGTCGCGTTGTTCCGTGGCATGACCGCGCTCGACAACATCATGGCCGGCCGCACCCTGAAGATGCATCGCGGCCTGTTCTGGCAGATGTTGCGTTTCGGACCTGCCCTGCGTGAAGAGGTCGAACATCGCCGCGTGGTCGAGGAGATCATCGACTTTCTGCATATCGAGCATATCCGCAAGGTGCCGGTCGGCCGGCTGCCTTACGGCCTGCAGAAGCGGGTCGAACTCGGTCGCGCGCTGGCAATGGAACCGGACCTGCTTCTCCTCGACGAGCCGATGGCCGGCATGAATCTCGAGGAGAAGGAAGACATGTCACGCTTTATTCTCGACGTGAACCAGCATTTTGGCACCACCATAGCGCTGATCGAACATGACATGGGCGTGGTGATGGACCTGTCTGACCGCGTCATTGTGCTCGACTACGGGCGCAAGATCGCCGACGGCACGCCGGACGCGGTGAAAAAGGATCAGGGCGTGATCGACGCCTATCTCGGCGTGGCGCATTGATCATGGTCAGGACATCTCACACACGCGCGCTTTCCTGGCCTCCCCCTTGTGGGCAGGGTCGCTCGCCAAGCAATGCGAGGCGAGCGGGGTCCCGCATTGGATTGCGGCGATTACCCCACTCCCTAACCCTCCCTCACAAGGGGGGAGGGAACAGTCACAATGTGTGGAGGCGCCGCCGCTGATGGACATCCTCTACAACATCTTCGTCGATCCTTTCATGCAGATGGGGAAGGCGCCCGACCTCCTGATCCAGACCTTGTGGGAAGGTCTCGTTGCCGGCGTGCTTTATGCGCTGATCGCGCTCGGCTTTGTGCTGATCTTCAAGGCCTCCGGCGTGTTCAACTTCGCGCAGGGCATCATGATGGTGTTCGCTGCACTCACGCTGGTCGGTCTTCACGAAAAGGGCGTGCCGGCTTTCATCGCGCTGGCGCTAACAATCGTCGTGATGTTCGTGCTCGCCGTCGGTATCGAACGGCTTGTGTTACGGCCGCTGGTGAACCAGCCCGACATCATCCTGTTCATGGCAACGTTCGGGCTGACTTACTTCCTGATCGGGCTTGGCGAGATCATATTCGGCGGCGAGCCGAAGGTGATGATCACCAACGAGCTTCTTCTGCCGAAGGGCTCCTATGAATGGAAGGTGTTCGGCGGCTTCGTCTCGTTCCAGAAGATCGATATCGCCGCGGCCGTCATCGCCTCGTTGATGGTTGCGGTACTTGCCGTCTTCTTCCAGAAGACGCGCATCGGACGCGCGCTGCGGGCGGTGGCTGACAGCCACAAGGCGGCGCTCTCCGTTGGCATCTCGCTGGAACAGATCTGGGTGATCGTCTGGTTCACCGCCGGCATCGTAGCGCTTGCCACCGGCATCATGTGGGGTGCGCGTTCGGACGTCTCCTTCGCGCTGCAGATCCTGGCGCTGAAGGCCTTGCCGGTGCTGATTCTCGGCGGTTTCACATCCATTCCAGGTGCCATTGTCGGCGGCGTCATCATTGGCGTCGGCGAGAAGATCGGCGAATTCTACTGGGGACCGCTGCTTGGCTCCGGCATTGAAAGCTGGCTCGCTTACGCCATCGCGCTCGTCTTCCTGCTGTTCCGTCCGCAAGGACTGTTCGGCGAGCGGATCATTGAGAGAATTTGAGGATGAGCCGCGTTAACACCTCCTCCGTCATGGCCGGGCTTGTCCCGACCATCCCGATGCGAGGCGCACATTGCCTGCGAAAGCGGGATGCCCGCGACAAGCGCGGGCATGACGACTGAAAGTGTGGTGACGAAATGTTTTACCGCGAAGCCGGCCAGTACAAGACCAACTACGCCGCCGACATGGCACTGTTTCCGATCCGGCAGGACCGGATTGGCATCGCGCTCATTCTGCTGATCGCCTTCGTGGTCATCCCGCTCACCACGTCCAGCTTCACGCTCTCGGCGGTGATGATCCCGATGCTGATCTTCTCGCTGGCGGCGATCGGGCTCAATCTGCTCACCGGCTATACCGGTCTGATCTCGCTCGGCACCGCCGGCTTCATGGGTGTGGGCGCTTACGCATGCTACAAGCTCGCCACCTGGTTCCCGGACGTGAACATCATCCTGCTCATTCTTCTGTCCGGTCTTGCCGCCGCGGCGGTCGGCGCCGTGTTCGGGCTGCCGTCCTTGCGCATCAAGGGCTTTTATCTCGCGGTGGCGACGCTGGCCGCGCAATTCTTCCTGTCCTGGTGCTTTGTCCGCCTGCCGTGGCTGGTTAATTACAACGTCTCGAACGCCATTGAAGTGCCCACCCGCTACGTGTTCGACACAGCGGTGACTGGGCCGAACGCAACGCCGGTGGTGCGGTATCTGGTCGTGCTGACCATTGTCGTGGCCATGACATGGATCGCCTCCAACATCCTCCGCGGGCGCATCGGGCGAAGCTGGATGGCGGTGCGGGATATGGACATCGCCGCCGAATTGATCGGCATCCGCCTTTATCGCACCAAGCTGCTCGCCTTCGCGATCTCGTCCTATTATTGCGGGGTGGCCGGCGCGCTGATGGTGTTTCTCTGGCTCGGCGCGGCGGAAGCCGACTCCTTCAACATCAACCAGTCCTTCATCATCCTGTTCATGGTGATCATCGGCGGGCTGGGCAGCCTGATCGGCTCCTTCTTCGGCGCCGCCCTGATCTGGGTGCTGCCGATCATCCTGCGCGCCGCACCCGCGGCGCTCGGCATCTCGATCCACGCCGCGACCGTCGAGCATCTGCAATTCATGATCGTCGGCGCGCTGATCATCTTCTTCCTGGTCGTCGAGCCGCATGGTCTCGCCCGGCTCTGGCAGATCGGAAAACAGAAATTGCGAGTGTGGCCTTTCCCGTATTGAGGGTGCACACTCGACCTCAATTTCCCGGCCCGGGTATTACCTGGCCGGGGAGGCCCCCGGAGGGGCGACAAGAAATGCCGGCGATATAGCGCCGGCGACAAAGGGAGAAACGCAATGCGCCTGAAATATCTCGTTCTTGGCGCGGCCTTGGGAAGTCTTGTGGGTGTTTCCGCCTTGACTTCAAAGGCCGAAGCGCAGGACAGCATCTATGTGCCGCTGATGACCTACCGCACCGGGCCGTTTGCCGGTTCCGGCATCCCGATCGCCAACGGCATGCATGACTATCTCGCCATGCTCAACGAACGTGATGGCGGCATTGGCGGTGTCAAGCTCACGATCGAGGAATGCGAAACCGGCTACGACACCAAGAAGGGTGTCGAATGCTACGAGCAAGTGAAAGCCAAGAAGCCGGTCATGGTGAATCCGTATTCCACCGGCATCACGCTGCAGCTTATCCCGAAGGCCGCGGTCGACAAGATTCCGGTGCTGTCGATGGCCTACGGCCTGTCGGCGTCGGCGGTCGGCAACGAGTTCCCGTGGATATTCAATCCGCCGGCGACCTACTGGGACGGCCTCTCGATGATGTTCCGCTATATCGGCGGCAAGGAAGGCGGGCTCGACAAGCTCAAGGGCAAGACCATCGGCTACATCTTCTTCGACGGCGGTTATGGCCGCGAGCCGATCCCGCTGCTTGAGCAGTTCGCGAAGGATTACGGCTTCACCGTGAAGCTCTATCCGGTGCCGGCGACGGAAATGCAGAACCAGTCGGCGCAATGGCTGAATGTGCGGCGCGACCGTCCGAATTGGATGATCATGTGGGGCTGGGGCGCCATGAACCCAACGGCTGTGCGCGAGGCCACCCGCATCAACTATCCGATGGACAAGTTCATCGGCATCTGGTGGTCGGGCGGCGAAGATGACGCGCGCGGCGGCGGCGCTGAAGCCAAGGGCTATCTGACCCTGAACTTCAATGGTGTCGGTGCGAATTATCCTGCGCTTCAGGACATCAAGAAGCTGGTCGTCGACAAGGGCAGGAGCCAGGTGACCGCCGACAAGTTCGCGGAGAATTTGTATAACCGCGGCGTCTATAATTCGGTGCTCATCGCGGAAGCGATCCGCAACGCGCAGAAGGTCACCGGCAAGAAGGCCGTGACCGGCGAAGATGTGCGGCGCGGACTGGAATCGCTGAAGATCTCGGCGGCGCGCTGGAAGGAGCTCGGGCTTCCCGAATTCGGTGCGCCGATCGACGGAGTGACCTGCACCGACCATAACGGCCATCATGCCGCCTACATGCAGCAATGGGACGGCACCAAGTGGGTGAAGGTCTCGGACTGGATTCTGCCCATGAAGGAAAAGGTGCGTCCGCTGCTGGAAGCGGCTGCGAAGGACTATGTGTCCAAGAACCAGCCCTGGCCGAAACGCACCGAGCCCTGCGACAAGTCGTCGTGAGGTTCTGACCCTCCCCTTTTGTGGGGAGGGTCGCCCGCTTGAGCGAAGCGGGCGGGGTGGGGTCGACGATCCACGACAACCCACCCCAGCTCGCTTCGCTCCGCAGCCGATGCTCCGCATCGGCATTCTGGACTTAAGAACGGCGGCTGGAGGCCGCCTCTGCCCTCCCCACAATGGGGAGGGTGAAAGGAAGTGCCCATGTCCACCGCCGCGCAGACAACGCCACAACCCGCCGCCGCCCCGGCCACCATCCTCTCCGTCAACAACGTCGAGGTTATCTACGACCACGTGATCCTGGTCTTGAAGGGCGTCTCTCTCGAAGTGCCGAAAGGCGGCATCGTGGCGCTGCTCGGCGCCAATGGCGCCGGCAAGACCACGACCCTGAAAGCGATCTCCAATCTTCTGCATTCCGAGCGCGGCGAAGTGACCAAGGGCTCGATCGTGTTCGACGGCGAGGAGGTGCAGGATTTGTCGCCGAACCAGCTCGTGAGGCGCGGCTGCGTACAGGTTATGGAAGGCCGCCATTGCTTCGGCCATCTCACCGTCGAGGAAAACCTCCTCACCGGCGCCTTCACGCGCCGCGACGGCAATGCCGCGATCCGCGCCGATCTGGAGCGCATCTATCAGTATTTCCCGCGCCTGCAGGAACGCCGCGACGCCATGGCCGGCTACACCTCCGGCGGCGAGCAGCAGATGTGCGCCATCGGCCGCGCCATGATGGCGCGCCCGAAGATGATCCTGCTCGACGAGCCCTCGATGGGGCTGGCGCCGCAGATCGTGGAGGAGATTTTCGAGATCGTGCAGAGCCTGAACGAAAAGGAAGGCGTGTCCTTCCTGCTCGCCGAGCAGAATACCTTCATGGCGCTGAAATTCGCGCGCTACGGCTACATTCTGGAAAACGGCCGTGTGGTGATGGACGGGGATGCAAAGTCGCTCGCCGAGAACGAGGACGTCAAGGAGTTCTATCTCGGCATCGCCGAGGGCAAGCGCAAATCCTTCCGCGAGGGCAAGCATTACAAGCGGCGCAAGCGGTGGCTGGCGTGAGCGTGCGTGCAATGTCATGAGCGAGCATTACGACTCCCTCGAAACCCGCGATCCGGCGCAGCGCGAGCAGGATGACTTCACCAACCTGCCGAACGCGCTCACGCGCGCGCTCCGCGCCAAGGGATGGAAGCAGCAACTTGGAGGAGTCGATGCGAAGTCGGTCGCGTCCCGCGCCGCGCTCGCCAAGCTTCCCATCCTGCGCAAATCCGATCTCGTCGCCCTGCACAGGCAGACCCCGCCCTTCGGCGGCTTCAACGTCACCGAGCCCGGCAGGCTCGTGCATTTGATGATGTCGCCCGGCCCGATCTTCGAGCCGGAAGGCCATGAAGACGATTACGCGGGCGTCGCGCGCGCGATGTTCGCCGCCGGATTTCGATCCGGCCACATCGTGCATAACTGCTTTTCGTATCACCTGACACCAGGCGCCTGGATGTTCGAATCCGGCTGCCGCGCGCTCGGCTGCGCCGTCATTCCTGGCGGCACCGGCAATACCGAGCAGCAGGTCGAGGCGATCGCGCATCTGAAGCCGGACGGCTATGTCGGCACGCCGGACTTCCTGAAGGTCCTGCTCGACGCTGCGCAGGCGTCCGGCAAGAACGCCTCCTCGCTCAAGCGCGGTCTGGTCTCCGGCGCCGCCTTTCCCGCCTCGCTGCGGCAGGAATTGTCGGACCGCGGCGTCGAGGTGCTGCAATGCTACGCCATCGCCGAGACCGGGGTGATCGCCTACGAGACGCCCGCGCGCGAGGGTCTGGTGGTGAACGAGAACCTGATCGTGGAGATCGTGCGCCCCGGCACCGGCGATCCGGTGCCGGAAGGCGAGGTCGGCGAAGTGGTCGTCACCTCCTTCGATCCGCATTACCCGATGATCCGTCTCGCCACCGGCGATCTGTCCGCCGTCATGCCCGGCCGCTCGCCCTGCGGGCGCACCAATATGCGGATCAAGGGCTGGATGGGCCGCGCCGACCAGACGACCAAGGTGAAGGGCATGTTCGTGCGCCCGGAGCAGATCGCCGAAGTGGCGAAGCGCCATCCCGAACTCGGGCGGCTGCGGCTTGTGGTCTCGCGCCAGGGCGAGCAGGACAGCATGACCCTGCAGGCGGAATGCGCGGCGCCCGCGGGCGGCCTCTCCGACGCTGTCGCCGCCAGCCTGCAATCAGTTACCAAGCTCAAGGGCGCGGTGGCACTGGTAGCGCCCGGCAGCCTCGCTAATGACGGCAAGGTCATTGCGGATGAGCGGCCGATCGGCTGAACTCCGCATATGCCGGATGTGTTGAAAGCGCGCGACGCCAAAGACGTCGAGGAAACCGTTGCCTGGGCTCTGGCCGAGGGCAAGCGGCTGGACGTCATCGGACAGGGGTCCAAGCGCGACATTGGCCGCCCCGGCCAGACCGACACAACGCTCGATGTCTCCGCACTTTCCGGCGTGACGCTTTACGAGCCCGAGGAACTGGTGCTGTCGGCGCGTGCCGGCACCCCGATCGCCGAGATCGAAAAGCTGGTCGCGTCGAAGGGCCAGGAACTGGCCTTCGAGCCGCTCGATTTCGGATACACCCTGGGGCTGCCGCAAGGCCTGGGCACGATCGGCGGCGTCCTCGCCGCCAATCTCTCAGGCCCCCGCCGCATCAAGGTCGGCGCCGCCCGCGATCATTTTCTCGGCTTTACGGCGGTGTCGGGCCGTGGCGAGACGTTCAAATCGGGCGGCCGGGTAGTGAAGAACGTTACCGGCTACGATCTTTGCAAATTGCTGGCTGGGTCCTTCGGCACATTGGCGGTGATGACCGATGTCACCATCAAGACGCTGCCACGCGCCGAGGCGGAAACCACGGTCATGGTACTCGGCCTGGGCGACCAGCGCGCCTGCCAGGTGATGGCGGAGGCGATGGGCTCCTCCTGCGAGGTGTCGGGCGCAGCGCATCTGCCATCGCACATCTCGTCGCATTTTGATGGCCTGCATGCGCTGACGCAGCCCGCCACCGTCTTCCGCCTTGAAGGCGTCGGCCCCTCCATCGCGCATCGCAAGGATGTACTGGCGGCGATGATCGGGTCTCACGGGCCGGTCGAAATGCTCGATGAGGTGGCTTCGCACGCGCTCTGGCGCTGCATCCGTGATGCCGCGCCTTTTGGTCATGGCTTGGAAGCCGATCGCGTGCTCTGGCGCGTATCCGTACCGCCCGCCCGCGGTTTTGAGCTGGCGGAGATGGTCTCCACCGGTGCCCAGATGTTCTACGACTGGGCCGGCGGGCTGGTATGGATCGGCATGCCGCATGCGGAGGATGCCGGCGCGCTGCAATTGCGCGATGCCGTGGCGATCCTGGGCGGGCACGCGACGCTGATCCGTGCGCCGGCGGCGGTACGGGCCGCGCTGGACGTCTTCGAGCCGCAGGACTCCAGCGTCGCCGCCTTAACCAAAAGAGTAAAGGACAGCTTCGACCCAAAGGGTA from Pseudorhodoplanes sp. includes these protein-coding regions:
- the glcE gene encoding glycolate oxidase subunit GlcE, which gives rise to MPDVLKARDAKDVEETVAWALAEGKRLDVIGQGSKRDIGRPGQTDTTLDVSALSGVTLYEPEELVLSARAGTPIAEIEKLVASKGQELAFEPLDFGYTLGLPQGLGTIGGVLAANLSGPRRIKVGAARDHFLGFTAVSGRGETFKSGGRVVKNVTGYDLCKLLAGSFGTLAVMTDVTIKTLPRAEAETTVMVLGLGDQRACQVMAEAMGSSCEVSGAAHLPSHISSHFDGLHALTQPATVFRLEGVGPSIAHRKDVLAAMIGSHGPVEMLDEVASHALWRCIRDAAPFGHGLEADRVLWRVSVPPARGFELAEMVSTGAQMFYDWAGGLVWIGMPHAEDAGALQLRDAVAILGGHATLIRAPAAVRAALDVFEPQDSSVAALTKRVKDSFDPKGILNPGRMWAGV